One genomic window of Fusarium keratoplasticum isolate Fu6.1 chromosome 3, whole genome shotgun sequence includes the following:
- a CDS encoding RNA-dependent RNA polymerase: MDKPYMKLFHRIQLGLSKATPTIVLSEHQIRNYHADILSPKGVVMNDGIGRLSPSVMREVGNALGLESIPSVIQGRIGSAKGLWITDTTSVGDEKWIETHSSQRKWECDWSDPAYRTLDVVTSPSELQPANLNLELIPILEGGAIDKELMRTTIVRHMAVHLRSDLERAKTAMKQPDHFRKWVHDTSYTASERSQSGLEFVGGLPKDFADIMNFLVDGGFDPLKLQFLNELVFEHQRKRWERIEGKLNVKVGQSTYAFMAVDFQKVLAADEVYLCFSSSFNDGTRELHDLEGMDVLVGRCPAHLPSDIQKVKAVFRPELRHLKDIIIFPCTRDEPLAQRLSGGDYDGDRAWICWDPDMVNNFEGVDVPPKPSFGKYFLPNTRQLGDLFSCHGKAHFLDRLLEEAFAFHLAPTFIGICTSHKEKLAYHKNSISEESVINLSWLLSDLVDQEKSAFVFNQDIWRRIMKEMGGGMLDLASALNKTSLTKTRQAKSSQAKSRLPSSQSRRLF, encoded by the exons ATGGATAAGCCATACATGAAGCTCTTCCACCGCATTCAGTTAG GCCTAAGCAAAGCAACCCCAACTATAGTGCTCTCAGAGCATCAGATACGCAACTATCATGCTGACATCCTATCACCAAAAGGTGTTGTCATGAATGATGGTATAGGAAGACTGTCTCCATCGGTTATGCGAGAGGTGGGGAATGCTCTTGGTCTAGAGAGCATCCCATCGGTTATTCAAGGGAGGATAGGAAGCGCTAAGGGATTATGGATAACGGATACAACATCAGTGGGCGATGAGAAGTGGATTGAGACGCACAGCTCTCAACGAAAATGGGAATGCGACTGGTCCGATCCCGCCTACCGCACTCTTGATGTTGTGACGTCGCCATCAGAACTGCAGCCAGCAAACCTAAACCTTGAATTGATCCCTATCTTGGAAGGCGGAGCAATCGATAAAGAGTTGATGCGGACAACCATCGTCCGACATATGGCTGTTCACCTCAGGAGCGACTTGGAACGTGCCAAGACCGCCATGAAGCAGCCTGACCATTTTCGAAAATGGGTTCACGACACCTCCTACACCGCATCTGAGAGAAGCCAAAGCGGCCTGGAGTTCGTTGGAGGACTGCCTAAGGATTTTGCAGATATCATGAATTTCCTCGTGGACGGGGGTTTCGATCCTTTGAAGCTTCAGTTCCTCAACGAGCTTGTTTTCGAGCACCAACGAAAACGGTGGGAACGGATCGAGGGCAAGTTGAATGTCAAGGTTGGTCAGTCAACCTATGCATTCATGGCTGTTGATTTTCAAAAGGTACTAGCGGCCGATGAAGTCTACCTCTGCTTCTCATCTAGCTTCAATGATGGCACCAGAGAGCTACACGACCTAGAAGGGATGGATGTACTGGTCGGCCGCTGCCCTGCGCACCTTCCAAGCGACATACAGAAAGTGAAGGCTGTCTTCAGACCGGAGCTCCGCCACTTGAAAGACATCATCATATTCCCTTGCACAAGAGATGAACCGCTCGCGCAAAGGTTATCGGGTGGTGATTACGACGGTGATAGGGCGTGGATCTGTTGGGATCCGGATATGGTCAACAATTTTGAGGGTGTTGACGTACCGCCTAAACCTTCGTTTGGAAAGTATTTCCTGCCAAATACTCGACAATTAGGGGACCTTTTTTCTTGCCATGGCAAAGCGCATTTTCTGGATCGATTGTTGGAAGAGGCTTTTGCGTTTCACCTTGCGCCAACCTTTATCGGCATTTGCACAAGCCATAAGGAAAAGCTGGCCTACCACAAGAACAGCATCAGTGAAGAGTCTGTCATCAACCTGAGCTGGCTTCTCAGTGATCTAGTGGACCAAGAGAAGAGTGCCTTTGTGTTCAACCAAGACATTTGGCGGCGGAtcatgaaggagatgggtgGCGGCATGCTAGATCTGGCCAGCGCTCTCAACAAGACAAGCCTaaccaagacaagacaagccaagtcaagtcaagccaaGTCAAGATTACCATCTTCTCAATCAAGACGGCTTTTTTAG